The following are encoded together in the Zingiber officinale cultivar Zhangliang chromosome 8A, Zo_v1.1, whole genome shotgun sequence genome:
- the LOC122010987 gene encoding protein trichome birefringence-like 38 yields the protein MAMTAAITVLAALSCSFWAVSAQQCDIYNGSWVRDDSYPLYDSASCPFIRREFDCQRYGRPDHDYLKFRWQPADCDLPKFDGENLLRRWAGKKVMLVGDSLTLNQYISLLCMVHAAVPNAVYNYTRGSDGTYTATFQEYNATVVYFLSHYLVDIVREEMGRVLKLNSMSSGAVWLTADFLVFNTGHWWYTKGASQAWDYIQDGQQIVKDMDRDEAFSHAMQTWANWVDSAVDPATKRLFFTGLSPSHYNGSEWGEPGRTCAGQTEPTSPSNFTGGSIPQQVIVNELLKVKAKQVKLLDISYLSQLRKDAHSSKYNGANFSNDCSHWCVAGLPDTWNQLFYAALIA from the exons ATGGCGATGACTGCGGCGATCACAGTACTGGCGGCGTTATCGTGTTCTTTTTGGGCCGTCTCGGCCCAACAGTGCGACATCTACAATGGCAGCTGGGTTCGCGACGATTCCTACCCGCTCTACGACTCGGCGAGTTGCCCCTTCATTCGCCGGGAGTTCGACTGCCAGCGCTACGGCCGACCCGACCACGACTACCTCAAGTTCCGGTGGCAGCCGGCCGACTGCGATCTCCCGAA gTTTGACGGTGAGAATCTGTTGAGGAGATGGGCAGGGAAGAAGGTGATGCTCGTCGGCGACTCTCTGACGCTGAATCAGTACATATCGTTGCTGTGCATGGTGCATGCGGCGGTGCCCAACGCCGTGTACAACTACACCAGAGGTAGCGATGGTACCTACACGGCCACATTTCAG GAATACAATGCGACGGTGGTCTACTTCTTATCTCACTACTTGGTCGACATAGTAAGAGAGGAGATGGGGCGCGTGCTAAAACTGAACTCCATGAGCAGTGGCGCCGTTTGGCTCACGGCTGACTTCCTCGTCTTCAACACCGGTCATTGGTGGTATACCAAGGGGGCCTCTCAAGC ATGGGATTACATTCAAGATGGGCAACAGATAGTGAAAGACATGGACAGGGATGAGGCCTTCTCCCATGCAATGCAAACCTGGGCCAACTGGGTCGACTCGGCAGTCGACCCTGCTACCAAACGCCTCTTCTTCACAGGCCTCTCTCCTAGCCATTACAA TGGATCAGAGTGGGGAGAACCAGGGAGGACTTGCGCCGGACAAACTGAGCCAACGAGTCCGTCGAACTTCACCGGAGGTTCGATTCCGCAACAGGTCATAGTGAACGAGTTGCTGAAGGTGAAGGCGAAGCAGGTGAAGTTGTTGGACATTAGTTATCTCTCTCAGCTGAGGAAGGATGCTCATTCTTCCAAGTACAATGGCGCCAATTTCTCTAACGACTGCAGTCACTGGTGTGTGGCGGGGCTTCCGGATACTTGGAACCAGCTCTTCTACGCAGCACTCATCGCGTAA
- the LOC122009614 gene encoding inactive TPR repeat-containing thioredoxin TTL3-like: MSDHVGASVVGTQKLQSLDSISDRFHSALSLEANKPDFKDFPVLSSHASYHPTRPTASGNTTSSSSSSGSSISVSGKPSPLADSKKSDLSLDGRRSHSGELVLGPNDPIPGATYTKSSKPGHRRSGSVPLIYSGGSFSPSFSTGFGSSTSSASSPIANILPAGNIYPSGKIGKTTTMNRSGARTDTLGSGIGNYGHGNIVRGGTSAASSGKPMEAAVCNGVDPAVRRVMISGDPEEVKCVGNEQYRKGNFAEALKLYDRAIALCPDSAVSRSNRAAALTGLRRLGEAVKECEEALVLDPAFGRAHQRLATLLISLGQVESARKHLLLAGPQPDPVEFRKLQAVERHLDMCAEARKVGDWKSALKESDAAFTEGANASSLVMASKAEAHLRLHQLEEADMVISNVFKLDSVYSPSSNTKFFGMLANSYLYVVSAQVDMARGRFENAITAAQKARQVDPRNVEIYTLLNNTRAVSRARTLGNELFNSGKFAEASLAYGEGLKYDPANPILYCNRAACRSKLGQWEKAVEDCNKVLSIQANYTKALLRRAASYSELERWSEAVRDYEALREQLPGDIEVAEALFHAQVGLKTSRGEEISNMKFGGEVEEIIGFEHFQQAISLPGVSVVYFMVGLNHNCNQITPFVDTLCRRFPYVNFLKVDASTVPVIVKAENVRTFPTFKIYKSGTKVKEMICPSHQVLEYSIRQYSS; encoded by the exons ATGTCCGACCACGTCGGCGCCTCCGTCGTCGGCACTCAGAAGCTGCAGTCATTGGACTCCATTTCGGACCGATTCCACTCAGCTCTAAGCTTGGAGGCTAACAAGCCAGATTTCAAGGACTTCCCCGTCCTTAGCTCCCATGCTTCGTACCACCCGACGCGTCCCACAGCCAGCGGCAACACTACGAGCAGTAGCAGCAGCTCTGGCTCCTCTATCTCGGTGTCGGGGAAGCCCTCGCCTCTCGCAGACTCAAAAAAATCCGATCTTAGCCTAGATGGCAGACGTTCTCACTCCGGTGAGCTCGTCTTAGGGCCCAATGACCCAATTCCTGGTGCCACGTATACCAAGAGTTCCAAGCCCGGGCACCGTCGTTCCGGCTCTGTTCCACTTATCTACTCCGGTGGAAGCTTCTCACCTAGCTTCAGCACCGGTTTTGGATCCAGTACTTCCTCCGCGAGCTCTCCGATCGCTAATATCCTACCAGCAGGGAACATATACCCATCTGGGAAGATTGGCAAGACGACTACGATGAACCGGAGTGGGGCGAGGACCGACACTCTAGGGTCTGGAATTGGGAATTATGGCCATGGGAATATAGTGAGGGGTGGTACCAGTGCTGCGAGCAGTGGGAAGCCGATGGAAGCGGCAGTTTGCAATGGCGTGGATCCGGCAGTGAGAAGGGTGATGATAAGCGGTGATCCTGAGGAGGTCAAATGCGTGGGCAATGAACAGTATCGCAAAGGGAACTTTGCGGAGGCTTTGAAACTCTATGATCGGGCAATTGCATTGTGCCCGGATAGCGCAGTCAGCCGGAGCAACCGTGCTGCAGCGCTGACGGGCCTCCGGAGGTTAGGGGAGGCTGTAAAGGAGTGTGAAGAGGCATTGGTTTTGGATCCTGCATTCGGGCGGGCACACCAGAGGCTGGCAACGTTGCTTATAAG CTTAGGACAAGTTGAGAGCGCTAGGAAACATCTCTTGTTGGCTGGCCCACAGCCTGATCCTGTTGAATTTAGGAAGCTTCAAGCAGTGGAAAGGCATTTGGACATGTGTGCAGAGGCCCGGAAGGTTGGAGATTGGAAGAGTGCACTTAAGGAGAGTGATGCTGCCTTCACTGAAGGAGCAAATGCTTCTTCATTG GTAATGGCTTCAAAAGCTGAAGCACATCTTCGACTTCATCAGCTTGAGGAAGCTGATATGGTCATATCCAATGTATTCAAACTTGATAGTGTATATTCACCATCCTCAAATACTAAGTTTTTTGGTATGCTggcaaattcatatttgtatgtCGTCAGTGCCCAAGTGGACATGGCTCGAGGAAG GTTTGAAAATGCCATTACTGCTGCTCAAAAAGCAAGGCAGGTTGATCCTAGAAACGTGGAGATATATACATTATTGAACAACACGAGAGCTGTATCTCGAGCACGAACATTAGGCAATGAACTCTTTAACTCGGGAAAATTTGCGGAAGCGAGCTTAGCTTATGGGGAAGGACTCAAGTATGACCCTGCAAACCCTATTCTATACTGCAACCGAGCTGCTTGCCGTTCCAAACTTGGACAATGGGAAAAGGCTGTTGAGGATTGCAACAAAGTTCTCAGTATTCAAGCCAACTACACAAAAGCCCTTCTTAGACGGGCTGCCTCTTATTCAGAG CTTGAGAGATGGAGTGAAGCTGTTAGAGACTATGAGGCTCTCAGGGAGCAGCTTCCTGGTGATATTGAGGTTGCAGAAGCCCTTTTTCATGCTCAAGTCGGGCTAAAAACCTCTCGAGGGGAGGAAATCTCAAATATGAAATTTGGCGGGGAGGTTGAGGAAATTATAGGATTTGAGCATTTCCAGCAAGCCATCAGTTTGCCTG GAGTATCTGTCGTCTACTTCATGGTGGGGCTCAACCACAACTGCAACCAGATCACCCCATTCGTCGATACATTGTGTAGAAGATTTCCATATGTAAACTTTCTGAAG GTTGATGCGAGCACAGTGCCGGTCATTGTCAAGGCTGAGAACGTGAGGACTTTCCCTACGTTCAAGATCTACAAGAGCGGCACAAAAGTGAAGGAGATGATCTGCCCCAGTCACCAGGTATTGGAGTACTCAATAAGGCAGTACAGTTCATAG
- the LOC122009617 gene encoding glucan endo-1,3-beta-glucosidase 14-like isoform X3 → MMQAKKGIGNGLVPILLSFKPASSSSSSPFSSLSVSMAVFSFQLNSKIIIMLLLFNLLCSDFSHLQLCSALGINYGQVADNLPSPEQVRALLTSLRISKVRIYDANPRVLAAFVGTGIELIVTVPNDAVALLADPRQALQWLTTNVRPFVPTTRITGIAVGNEVFTGDDPALMSNLVPAMLALHAALAELGLDASIHVSTANSLAVLATSYPPSMGAFKPELSGLMLPFLQFLETTGAPFWVNAYPYFAYKDDPAAVSLDYVLANPNAGTVDPYTGLRYDNMLYAQVDAVAMAAARMGCGGVDVRVSETGWPSKGDADEVGATVENARAYNRNLLGQQMRGEGTPLRPEQRLEVYLFALFNEDMKPGPTSERNYGLFEPNCSMVYNVGLVGPKSSASISLTSSASKVLQGKGKEEGRLWKNMGRP, encoded by the exons ATGATGCAAGCAAAGAAAGGAATTGGAAACGGATTAGTCCCGATCTTACTCTCTTTTAAGCCCGCCTCTTCTTCTTcgtcctctcccttttcttccctttctgtCTCCATGGCCGTCTTCAGTTTCCAGCTCAACTCGAAGATAATTATAATGCTCCTTCTGTTCAATCTTTTGTGTTCAG ATTTTTCCCATTTACAGCTTTGCTCGGCTCTCGGCATCAACTACGGCCAAGTCGCCGACAACCTCCCCTCGCCGGAGCAAGTCCGCGCCCTGCTTACCTCGCTTAGGATCAGCAAAGTTAGGATTTACGACGCGAACCCCCGCGTCCTCGCCGCCTTCGTCGGCACTGGCATCGAGCTCATCGTCACCGTCCCCAACGACGCCGTCGCGCTGCTCGCCGACCCGCGGCAGGCTCTCCAGTGGCTGACCACCAACGTGCGCCCCTTCGTACCCACCACCAGAATCACCGGCATCGCCGTCGGAAACGAGGTATTCACCGGCGACGACCCGGCTCTGATGTCCAACCTCGTCCCCGCCATGCTCGCCCTCCACGCCGCCCTCGCCGAGCTCGGTCTCGACGCCTCCATCCACGTCTCGACCGCGAACTCCCTCGCGGTGCTCGCCACCTCGTACCCTCCGTCGATGGGCGCGTTCAAACCGGAGCTATCCGGGCTAATGCTGCCGTTCCTGCAGTTCCTGGAGACGACGGGGGCGCCGTTTTGGGTCAACGCCTACCCGTACTTCGCCTACAAGGACGACCCGGCGGCAGTGTCGTTGGACTACGTGCTGGCCAACCCCAACGCCGGCACGGTCGACCCCTACACTGGTCTACGCTACGACAACATGCTGTACGCGCAGGTGGACGCCGTGGCGATGGCGGCAGCGCGAATGGGATGCGGCGGGGTGGACGTGCGGGTGTCGGAGACGGGGTGGCCGTCGAAGGGTGACGCCGACGAGGTCGGCGCGACTGTGGAGAACGCGAGGGCGTACAACAGGAACCTGCTCGGCCAGCAGATGAGGGGGGAGGGGACGCCGCTGCGGCCGGAGCAGAGGTTGGAGGTGTACCTCTTCGCACTCTTCAACGAGGACATGAAGCCCGGCCCAACATCCGAGCGAAATTATGGGCTTTTCGAGCCCAATTGCAGCATGGTTTACAATGTGGGCCTTGTCGGGCCGAAATCATCTGCCTCCATTTCCCTCACTTCTtctgcatcaaag gttttgcagggaaagggaaaggaagaggggaGGTTGTG gaAAAATATGGGGAGACCATGA
- the LOC122009617 gene encoding glucan endo-1,3-beta-glucosidase 14-like isoform X4 yields the protein MMQAKKGIGNGLVPILLSFKPASSSSSSPFSSLSVSMAVFSFQLNSKIIIMLLLFNLLCSDFSHLQLCSALGINYGQVADNLPSPEQVRALLTSLRISKVRIYDANPRVLAAFVGTGIELIVTVPNDAVALLADPRQALQWLTTNVRPFVPTTRITGIAVGNEVFTGDDPALMSNLVPAMLALHAALAELGLDASIHVSTANSLAVLATSYPPSMGAFKPELSGLMLPFLQFLETTGAPFWVNAYPYFAYKDDPAAVSLDYVLANPNAGTVDPYTGLRYDNMLYAQVDAVAMAAARMGCGGVDVRVSETGWPSKGDADEVGATVENARAYNRNLLGQQMRGEGTPLRPEQRLEVYLFALFNEDMKPGPTSERNYGLFEPNCSMVYNVGLVGPKSSASISLTSSASKGKGKEEGRLWKNMGRP from the exons ATGATGCAAGCAAAGAAAGGAATTGGAAACGGATTAGTCCCGATCTTACTCTCTTTTAAGCCCGCCTCTTCTTCTTcgtcctctcccttttcttccctttctgtCTCCATGGCCGTCTTCAGTTTCCAGCTCAACTCGAAGATAATTATAATGCTCCTTCTGTTCAATCTTTTGTGTTCAG ATTTTTCCCATTTACAGCTTTGCTCGGCTCTCGGCATCAACTACGGCCAAGTCGCCGACAACCTCCCCTCGCCGGAGCAAGTCCGCGCCCTGCTTACCTCGCTTAGGATCAGCAAAGTTAGGATTTACGACGCGAACCCCCGCGTCCTCGCCGCCTTCGTCGGCACTGGCATCGAGCTCATCGTCACCGTCCCCAACGACGCCGTCGCGCTGCTCGCCGACCCGCGGCAGGCTCTCCAGTGGCTGACCACCAACGTGCGCCCCTTCGTACCCACCACCAGAATCACCGGCATCGCCGTCGGAAACGAGGTATTCACCGGCGACGACCCGGCTCTGATGTCCAACCTCGTCCCCGCCATGCTCGCCCTCCACGCCGCCCTCGCCGAGCTCGGTCTCGACGCCTCCATCCACGTCTCGACCGCGAACTCCCTCGCGGTGCTCGCCACCTCGTACCCTCCGTCGATGGGCGCGTTCAAACCGGAGCTATCCGGGCTAATGCTGCCGTTCCTGCAGTTCCTGGAGACGACGGGGGCGCCGTTTTGGGTCAACGCCTACCCGTACTTCGCCTACAAGGACGACCCGGCGGCAGTGTCGTTGGACTACGTGCTGGCCAACCCCAACGCCGGCACGGTCGACCCCTACACTGGTCTACGCTACGACAACATGCTGTACGCGCAGGTGGACGCCGTGGCGATGGCGGCAGCGCGAATGGGATGCGGCGGGGTGGACGTGCGGGTGTCGGAGACGGGGTGGCCGTCGAAGGGTGACGCCGACGAGGTCGGCGCGACTGTGGAGAACGCGAGGGCGTACAACAGGAACCTGCTCGGCCAGCAGATGAGGGGGGAGGGGACGCCGCTGCGGCCGGAGCAGAGGTTGGAGGTGTACCTCTTCGCACTCTTCAACGAGGACATGAAGCCCGGCCCAACATCCGAGCGAAATTATGGGCTTTTCGAGCCCAATTGCAGCATGGTTTACAATGTGGGCCTTGTCGGGCCGAAATCATCTGCCTCCATTTCCCTCACTTCTtctgcatcaaag ggaaagggaaaggaagaggggaGGTTGTG gaAAAATATGGGGAGACCATGA
- the LOC122009617 gene encoding glucan endo-1,3-beta-glucosidase 14-like isoform X2, with amino-acid sequence MMQAKKGIGNGLVPILLSFKPASSSSSSPFSSLSVSMAVFSFQLNSKIIIMLLLFNLLCSDFSHLQLCSALGINYGQVADNLPSPEQVRALLTSLRISKVRIYDANPRVLAAFVGTGIELIVTVPNDAVALLADPRQALQWLTTNVRPFVPTTRITGIAVGNEVFTGDDPALMSNLVPAMLALHAALAELGLDASIHVSTANSLAVLATSYPPSMGAFKPELSGLMLPFLQFLETTGAPFWVNAYPYFAYKDDPAAVSLDYVLANPNAGTVDPYTGLRYDNMLYAQVDAVAMAAARMGCGGVDVRVSETGWPSKGDADEVGATVENARAYNRNLLGQQMRGEGTPLRPEQRLEVYLFALFNEDMKPGPTSERNYGLFEPNCSMVYNVGLVGPKSSASISLTSSASKGKGKEEGRLWYWIIIILIFSLTLQDFIS; translated from the exons ATGATGCAAGCAAAGAAAGGAATTGGAAACGGATTAGTCCCGATCTTACTCTCTTTTAAGCCCGCCTCTTCTTCTTcgtcctctcccttttcttccctttctgtCTCCATGGCCGTCTTCAGTTTCCAGCTCAACTCGAAGATAATTATAATGCTCCTTCTGTTCAATCTTTTGTGTTCAG ATTTTTCCCATTTACAGCTTTGCTCGGCTCTCGGCATCAACTACGGCCAAGTCGCCGACAACCTCCCCTCGCCGGAGCAAGTCCGCGCCCTGCTTACCTCGCTTAGGATCAGCAAAGTTAGGATTTACGACGCGAACCCCCGCGTCCTCGCCGCCTTCGTCGGCACTGGCATCGAGCTCATCGTCACCGTCCCCAACGACGCCGTCGCGCTGCTCGCCGACCCGCGGCAGGCTCTCCAGTGGCTGACCACCAACGTGCGCCCCTTCGTACCCACCACCAGAATCACCGGCATCGCCGTCGGAAACGAGGTATTCACCGGCGACGACCCGGCTCTGATGTCCAACCTCGTCCCCGCCATGCTCGCCCTCCACGCCGCCCTCGCCGAGCTCGGTCTCGACGCCTCCATCCACGTCTCGACCGCGAACTCCCTCGCGGTGCTCGCCACCTCGTACCCTCCGTCGATGGGCGCGTTCAAACCGGAGCTATCCGGGCTAATGCTGCCGTTCCTGCAGTTCCTGGAGACGACGGGGGCGCCGTTTTGGGTCAACGCCTACCCGTACTTCGCCTACAAGGACGACCCGGCGGCAGTGTCGTTGGACTACGTGCTGGCCAACCCCAACGCCGGCACGGTCGACCCCTACACTGGTCTACGCTACGACAACATGCTGTACGCGCAGGTGGACGCCGTGGCGATGGCGGCAGCGCGAATGGGATGCGGCGGGGTGGACGTGCGGGTGTCGGAGACGGGGTGGCCGTCGAAGGGTGACGCCGACGAGGTCGGCGCGACTGTGGAGAACGCGAGGGCGTACAACAGGAACCTGCTCGGCCAGCAGATGAGGGGGGAGGGGACGCCGCTGCGGCCGGAGCAGAGGTTGGAGGTGTACCTCTTCGCACTCTTCAACGAGGACATGAAGCCCGGCCCAACATCCGAGCGAAATTATGGGCTTTTCGAGCCCAATTGCAGCATGGTTTACAATGTGGGCCTTGTCGGGCCGAAATCATCTGCCTCCATTTCCCTCACTTCTtctgcatcaaag ggaaagggaaaggaagaggggaGGTTGTGGTACTGGATAATTATTATTCTCATATTCTCATTGACCTTGCAAGATTTTATTTCATGA
- the LOC122009617 gene encoding glucan endo-1,3-beta-glucosidase 14-like isoform X1, translating to MMQAKKGIGNGLVPILLSFKPASSSSSSPFSSLSVSMAVFSFQLNSKIIIMLLLFNLLCSDFSHLQLCSALGINYGQVADNLPSPEQVRALLTSLRISKVRIYDANPRVLAAFVGTGIELIVTVPNDAVALLADPRQALQWLTTNVRPFVPTTRITGIAVGNEVFTGDDPALMSNLVPAMLALHAALAELGLDASIHVSTANSLAVLATSYPPSMGAFKPELSGLMLPFLQFLETTGAPFWVNAYPYFAYKDDPAAVSLDYVLANPNAGTVDPYTGLRYDNMLYAQVDAVAMAAARMGCGGVDVRVSETGWPSKGDADEVGATVENARAYNRNLLGQQMRGEGTPLRPEQRLEVYLFALFNEDMKPGPTSERNYGLFEPNCSMVYNVGLVGPKSSASISLTSSASKVLQGKGKEEGRLWYWIIIILIFSLTLQDFIS from the exons ATGATGCAAGCAAAGAAAGGAATTGGAAACGGATTAGTCCCGATCTTACTCTCTTTTAAGCCCGCCTCTTCTTCTTcgtcctctcccttttcttccctttctgtCTCCATGGCCGTCTTCAGTTTCCAGCTCAACTCGAAGATAATTATAATGCTCCTTCTGTTCAATCTTTTGTGTTCAG ATTTTTCCCATTTACAGCTTTGCTCGGCTCTCGGCATCAACTACGGCCAAGTCGCCGACAACCTCCCCTCGCCGGAGCAAGTCCGCGCCCTGCTTACCTCGCTTAGGATCAGCAAAGTTAGGATTTACGACGCGAACCCCCGCGTCCTCGCCGCCTTCGTCGGCACTGGCATCGAGCTCATCGTCACCGTCCCCAACGACGCCGTCGCGCTGCTCGCCGACCCGCGGCAGGCTCTCCAGTGGCTGACCACCAACGTGCGCCCCTTCGTACCCACCACCAGAATCACCGGCATCGCCGTCGGAAACGAGGTATTCACCGGCGACGACCCGGCTCTGATGTCCAACCTCGTCCCCGCCATGCTCGCCCTCCACGCCGCCCTCGCCGAGCTCGGTCTCGACGCCTCCATCCACGTCTCGACCGCGAACTCCCTCGCGGTGCTCGCCACCTCGTACCCTCCGTCGATGGGCGCGTTCAAACCGGAGCTATCCGGGCTAATGCTGCCGTTCCTGCAGTTCCTGGAGACGACGGGGGCGCCGTTTTGGGTCAACGCCTACCCGTACTTCGCCTACAAGGACGACCCGGCGGCAGTGTCGTTGGACTACGTGCTGGCCAACCCCAACGCCGGCACGGTCGACCCCTACACTGGTCTACGCTACGACAACATGCTGTACGCGCAGGTGGACGCCGTGGCGATGGCGGCAGCGCGAATGGGATGCGGCGGGGTGGACGTGCGGGTGTCGGAGACGGGGTGGCCGTCGAAGGGTGACGCCGACGAGGTCGGCGCGACTGTGGAGAACGCGAGGGCGTACAACAGGAACCTGCTCGGCCAGCAGATGAGGGGGGAGGGGACGCCGCTGCGGCCGGAGCAGAGGTTGGAGGTGTACCTCTTCGCACTCTTCAACGAGGACATGAAGCCCGGCCCAACATCCGAGCGAAATTATGGGCTTTTCGAGCCCAATTGCAGCATGGTTTACAATGTGGGCCTTGTCGGGCCGAAATCATCTGCCTCCATTTCCCTCACTTCTtctgcatcaaag gttttgcagggaaagggaaaggaagaggggaGGTTGTGGTACTGGATAATTATTATTCTCATATTCTCATTGACCTTGCAAGATTTTATTTCATGA